CCCGCCTTTTCTCGCTCTGATCATCGGCATGACACAGGGCTGTATCACGTTATAGAAGCTATCTAAGTTGGTGTGAATCACCCTGTCCCATTGCGCCTCTTCCATTGCTGGAAAAGCGGTATCAGCGGTAATACCAGCGTTGCTGACGACGCCATAAAATGCGCCAAATTGGGCGATGTCTTGTTCTAGCGTATGGCGACACTGTGCTCGATTGCTGATGTCGAATGGCAGTAAATGTCCAGAACCACCGAGTTCTGTAATCAGGTCCAAGGTATTCTCAGCACCGGCTTGGTCGCTAAGGTAGTTGACAGCAATGTCGTACCCTTGTTGCCCCAACGCGATGGCAATGGCTTTACCTATCCCTTTACTTGCCCCGGTGACGAGAACTCGTCTGCCTTTTATTGTGCTGTCCATGTTAGTTGGTGTCCGAAAGAGGTTGTTGGATAAAGAGGTTCATGCCGCACTCCGCAAGTAACTTACCATTACAAGAGATTTTGCCGCTGTATCGAACCATCTCACCGAGGTCGGCCTGTTCAGAGACCAGAACTTCGAGTCGGCTGCCTTGCTTAAACCCGGTGCAGTATGTGGTATAGCGTCTTGTCCCTAATAGCATGCCTTGTGATGGAGGGAGACCCTCTAACCAACTGCGATATCCTGCTTTTGCGGCAACGGCTTGCGCCATCATCTCCAAGCCAATCCAAGCTGGAATATGCTGTTGAGTGGCGTCAAAGTAGAGGTTGTCAGACCCAACAAATGCTTCGCATGTTGCGCCTTTGTCACTGACTGCGACGAGGCCATCAAGCATGACCATTGGCGCTTCATGGGGTAATAGTTGATCAATATCAGGGAAGGTTGAAAACAGCTTTTGTGCATTAGCCATGTTCGACTCCAAATATAAGGCTTACGTTATTGCCACCAAACGCGAACGAGTTGCTCAAAATGTATGGGGAGCTCAACTCTGTTGTGTTGTCAGTAAATGCAATAGGCGCTAGCGTTTCATCAAGGGGATAAAGCCCTGTTTGAGCAGGTAAAGGTAACTGGAACTTTAACAGGTGCCAGCAGATAGCGGCTTCTGCAGCGCTAGCTGTGCCAAGGGTGTGCCCAGTGAGACGCTTCGTAGAGCTGACAGGCGTATCATTTGAAAACAGGTTAAAAATGGCTTTTGTTTCCATTTGGTCATTGAGTGGCGTCGCGGTACCGTGGGCATTGATATAGCCAATATCCGAGGGTTGAAGGTTTGCGTCTTCGAGTGCCATCTTCATCGCGCTAATTGCACCAAGTCCTTCCGGGTGCGGTGCGGAAATGTGGTGTGCATCGGAGCTTTCACCGACCCCCCATAAGCAGACGGCTTGTTCATCACTTGGTTTATCTTTTCTAAGAATCATGAAAGCGGCAGCTTCACCAATATTGATGCCTTTTCGATTTGCTCCCATGGGTTGGCAACGTTCATTAGAGAGTGCTTCCAGTGAGTGAAAACCGTTTAACGTGAGGGGACAGAGTGTATCTACCCCACCAACAAGTACAGCGTCGACGAGGTCTGCTTGCAGCAGTCGTTTTGCTGAGATAAAGGCGCGACCGCTGGAAGAGCAAGCGGTAGAGATAACATATTTGGGGCCTTTAATTTGGTAATGATCAGCAATGAACGCTGCGGGGTTGCCTAGCTCCTGTTGCGCATAACAATAGCCTTCAGGTAAGGATTGTGACGCCAATCTTTGGGTGACGGCCTGACTGGCTTCTTCCGAGCCACTCGTGCTGGTACCTATGATGGCAGCCACTCGGTGAGCACCAAACTGTTTGATCGTGGCACGAATATCATCGTCAATTTGCTGTAGCGTCGTATACGCTAATTGATTGTTTCTAGACTGGTATCGGGTATTTGACGTTGGCAGAGGCAAAAGCGATGTCGCTGCGTGCCCAAGCCAGGTTTCTGTGCCATCGGTTAAATAGGACTGGTCACGCTCAAATCCTGGCGCATCACCACTGATTAAGCTTTGATGGATTAATTCTGGCGTATCACCCAGCGCTGAGATAAAGCTACAGGCATGGATATAAATAGGGTCACTCATTATTGGGGCTCCCTTTGTCATGTTTGATGCCGAGGTCTAGTTTTCTGAGATAGGTAAATCAGTACGCTGTTCAACATCATTGTCGTTTAGGCGTATCGCGCTTGTTATCCGATCTGTGAAGCAACTTGGAGAGGCAAGACACATGGTTTCCGTCTCTAAGTTAACCGCAACCTGCGTGGTGTGAGCACGGGTATAAACGGTGAGCTTATCTTCTGAGGTGATCAGATACTTAACTCGAAGGCGGTGTTCCCATTCCGACAATGTTGCAGTGATACAGATGGGGTGATTAAAGGGTATCGCTTTTACATACTTAACTTGTGTGTCGATGACCGGCCAGCTATATCCTGACGCAGACATCGCTCGATAACCGTAATCTATCTGTTCGAGTAAGACGCGACGAGCTTCTTCAAAAAACCGAAAGTAATTACCGTGGTAAACGATCCCCATGGGATCGGCGTCTTGAAACGCCGTCACCATGGAGATCTCTGCGCGCAATTGCTTGCGAGGCATTAGTAAAGGTCCCAGTGCTGCTCTTGAATCATTGCGACAACTAGACGTAGTTCACCTTCAAGAGGACGGTCTTGAATGACCGGGTCAAAATCGCGTTTCACGGCACTTTGCATGCTCAATACTGCATTACTCATATGCGAAGGGTTAAGTTCGCCTTGGCGTTGACGAAGGTAAATGCCTTGTGATGCCGCGAGCAGTCCCGCAGCTGCCACTTGCTCAGTGAGTTGAAGCACGCGCAGACAATCGCGTGATGCGATGGTGCCCATACTGACCTTGTCTTGGTTGTGACACTCTGTAGAGCGTGAGAATACACTCGCTGGCATTGTGTGTTTCAGTGCTTCCGCAGTCCAAGCTGAGATACCAATTTGTACGGCTTTGAACCCGTGATTGATTGGCTTTTGATCCCCTTCAGCGCCCGTTAGATTAAATGGCAAGCCATTGTTAAATTTGTAATCCATGAGCTGTGCCATTTGGCGGTCAATCAAATCGGCAATATTGGCAACCGCCGTTTTGAGCGTGTCCATTGCCATCGCAATGTGCCCGCCATAGAAGTGACCACCATGGAGCACGCGCTCTTTTTCGCCGTCGATGATTGGGTTGTCATTGGCACTGTTCAGTTCGTTTTCAATCAGTTGACGTAGCCAAGGTAGGGCATCTTGAACTGCACCGATAACATGTGGTGCGCAGCGCAATGAATAACGATCTTGCAAGCGGTCACTGTTACGTGGCGGGGCCTCAGCTTGCAGGTCTTCACGTAGCCAAGTTGCTACCTGCTTCTGGCCTGGGTGAGGCTTCACTGCAAATAGGGTTTCATCAAAGTGGAAATCATTGCCTTGCATGGCAACAGAAACCATTGAGGTAATGCGTGTGGCAAGTTTCACCAAATACTCTGCACGTTGGTAGGCAAGACAAGCCAAGGCCGTCATGACAGAAGTACCGTTCATGAGCGCAAGACCCTCTTTAGGGCGAAGGGTTAGTGGCTCAATGCCTAGCTGACTAAATACGGTTTTAGTGTCTTGAACTTCGCCTTTGTAGAGTACTTCACGTTCACCAATCATCGCGGCAGCAAGGTAGGATAGGGGGGTGAGGTCGCCACTTGCGCCAACTGAACCTTCTTGTGGAATGCGTGGCGCGACATCTTTGTTAATCATGGTGACGATCTGCTGAAGCAGATCCAGACTTACCCCTGACACGCCTTGTGAGAGTGAGCATAGACGGGTCGCCATGACGGCACGTGCTTGCTGGTGGTCGAGATCTTCACCCAATCCACAGCCATGAAAGCGTGTTAAATGGAGTGGAAGCGTGTTAACCAGCTCTGGTGGGATTGCAACAGTGCAAGAGTCGCCGTAGCCCGTTGTTACACCATAGATAACACCTTCATCCTCGAGTAATTTATCGAGGAATGCTGCGCCTTTATTCACTTTTGCCGTGAACTCTGGGTGATCACATAAGTGCGCATCTGCACCATTAGCGATGGCAATTACGTCTTCAATAGTGAGGCGCTCTGCGCCGAATTCGATTGTTTTAGTCATAATAGTTTTAGTCCGTTAACGAGGCGTCACTGCGAAGCAGAACGCGTCCAGTTGAGTGGGTTCCTAACCCTGAAGAAAACTGAAAGTTGAGCTTTTGATTGGCTGGATGCCATTGGAGAGCAAGCTCAACGTCTTGATTGGGTAAAATAGGCTGTTGAAATTTGAGTGCTTCAATACCTGCGAAAGGTGCATCAACATTGAGTAACTGACGAGCCATCGCAATGGCATAGTCAATCTGGCTGACGCCCGGTAGTAGTGGGTTGCCTGGAAAGTGGCCTTTAAAATCTGACAGTGTCTCATCGAACTGCATTTTCAATGTGGCAGTGTGATTCTCTACGACTTTGCTAATGATGTGAGGTGACCTATTCATCGTACTTCCTCCGCTTTCTGTGAGGAAGGAGTGAATAAGGCGAGGACGTCATTGCGCACCAACTTGCCTTGCGCATTGACCGGTAAGTGTCGTACGACTCTGAATTTACGCGGAATCGCGATAGGTTCAATCCACTCACGCAAATAGGCGCGGAGGGTTTTCCAGGTTTCAGCGTCAGAAAGCACTTGGCGTTCATTAGCACCCTCTTCCGTCAGTGCGACAACAGCGCCTAATGCAGGGCGTCCTGTCTCATTGAGGACGATCACCGCCGCTTCATCAATCCAAGGGTGATGTGCTAAACGGTGCTCGATCTCAGGGAGAGAAATGCGTTTTTCTTCAATTTTAACGACACGATCTGCACGTCCTTTTAGGACAAATGTATCGTTATCGATAAAGGCAACTCGGTCCGTAGTTTGATAGTCGTCGTCTTCAATAAATGAAGATTGGAGTAACAGGCAATGGTCGTCATTGGTTGTCGCTTTGTGGCCCTTAAATAGTCGCCAAGGTGTTTCCGCCGTGCGCTGTTTCCGCCATGCAATTCCCCCTGTCTCTGTACTGCCAAAGACTTCGTTGGGCCGCTGACCTAGCAAGGTTTCTGCATTTGATGCAGCTTGCAAAGGCAAAGGGCCGCCTGATGAAAAAATTGCACTAAATTGCGTTGGCGACGCGTCGAGAAGTAATCGCTTGAGTAACGCTGGACTAGAGATAAGCGTCCGCTTAGCGTCACTTTTTTGATGAACTTCTTCTGGATACAACCAATCTCGATCTAAGAAGGGGCGACCCGTTGAGAGTGGCCATAATAAGCGAAACAGTAATCCATAAATGTGCTGATGAGACACAGTACTGGCAAACTCACTCTCGGCCACATCCTGGTGCCATTGCTGTTCAAGTGCTTTCAACTCGTTCTCAATCCCTTTTAGCGATTTGCTAATCGCCTTAGGTGTACCACTTGAGCCCGATGTAAAAAGTATGAGCCGCAATGAGTCAGTATCGATGATGTTTGTTTGCTGGACAGGACCAACGACACAAGCCAGTAGGGTGTGAATATTTTGCGCATTGTTTTGTGCATTATGGTCACCATCATGAATGAAGAGATCCCATTGATGCTCAAGTGCTTTTAATGCTTCCGTTTGCGTGTTGCCGGGCACGATGGCTTGGCGCTTTGAACAAAAGCAGGCAATCAGCGCTACTGCCATGGCATAACTGCTACGCATACACAGTGCAATGCGTGTTGCCTTCTGTCGTTCAAATTGCGCAGAAAGATTATTCACGTCACTAATGAATGCTGACCAGTTTCTATTACCTTCAGACGTTTTTGCAACCACGGCATTAAGATCCCGTGGTGAAATCATCAAGTGAGATAATAACCCAGTAGGGTGCTTTGTTTTTTCTTGATTATTCATAGCATGATAGAATCAGCTGACTTCAGTATTAGAAATGTATTCACCGATATGTGTCGCAAGTGTCGCGACTGATTTGAAGTGATTACGAATGTTTTCGTCATTCGTTTCAATCTTAATGTCAAAGTGATTCTTCAGCGCTAAGCCTAGTTCCAATGCATCAATTGAATCTAAACCTAAACCATCGTTAAACAATGCGTCATCACTATCAATATCTTCTGGAGTGATATCTTCTAGATTTAGTGATTCAATGATGATTTTTTTGATTGTAAGCTCTAAGTTTTCCATATATTCCTTCCCTATTAGTCAATAATGGATTGTTTTTCTGTTTATAAGTTATTAGTAATAATTTATATGTTGAATTTGTTCGTCGTGCCTTTTTGGGCTTGAAGAAAAAACTGGCTACCTAACGTTACTGTTTGCGCACCTATCTCATTGAAAATGAGTTGGTGTTCATCACCTGCTTTTAACAGCATGGCAAGCGCATGATGGCTGGGCGCCATTTGCTCGCCTTTATTGAGCATATCAGGGCAGGGCTCATCAAAATCGACTAATAAAACCGTCGCATTTGGCTTGCCATGCAAATACGCAAACGCTTCAATGAGGCCGCTTCTGATACTCTCACTGCCCGCGCAAATTGAAGTGACAGGCAAAGCATTTTTAGTCGCAATGGTATAATGGCCAGAGGCAGTGTTGTGTACACTTTGTGAAAACGCTGTAGGCGAAATGGGTTCTTGTTTCGCAATTGTCGTTAAAATATCAATGGTGCGATTTATTTCTCCATGTTGACTGGTGAAAATAATAAAGTCGACCATCTCATCATAAGAGGCGTCCATCGCAACCTGGACGGCCATTTTTGAAATTGTGCTCATCCTTCTTTTCATGCCTGCAGGTATCTTGCAGACCGGAAGAGTGACATTTTTGTCATTAGAGTAATGCTGAAGAATATTCTCCTTATCTTTATAGAGGTAATGCCATTTTTTTATATTAAAGCTGACTGTGTCCATAAACGTCTGCTCTAGGTGCGTGTCGAAATAAATCGACGAGAAGAATGTAGATATAGGTTATCTGGAGTGCCGTTAGTAATAAATATGTTTAGAAGTAGGTTTCCAGCAAAAAAAAATATTTTGCGATTCCGTCGATCTTCATATGAAATATTATGTGTCTTGTTGCATTTTGAGCGCGATAAAGGTCATGAATAAAGTGAGGTTTTATTGATTTTTTTGTCAAAAAACAACGACTAACTATGCTTTATGGGTATTTTGTTGGCTTGTGTTCTTTGGCACGGTGTGATGCTTTAGGTGGAGGGTGTATGCTTTTTGGCCGTTTCGTCTTCGCTACTGCTGGTTGGTTGGATGTTTTCTTTGAGAGTGCAGTGGACGGCTGATTGGCAGTAACAGTAAAATAACATTGATTCTGTATTAGCCATACTCAAACCACCTCAAGATGCTTGTTCAGCGAGAATTTCTTGGCTTGTAAACAAGGCAATGCTTTGAAGGTCTAGTGGGCTAAATCAAAGACAGTATACCAACACAAAAGTAACAAAAGGATAAAGCAAAAGCGATTATGTCCATCCCACTTTTCATCGCAGGTCCAATTCTACGTGCTGTTACGCCGCACCAAGTCGCTATATGGTGGACCAGTCGCGAGTGTTTGACAGAAGGGGAGCTTCTGATTCAGCACAAGGGCGCTGTACTGGCTAATTTACCATTGAACGCATGCCATCAAATCCAAATTGGTGAGCGAGCATGGGTAACGTTGGCCACTGTAGCCTTGTCAGTGCCTCAAGACACGGTGTTGACCTACGATATCGTGACAAAAATGGGATGCTTACATGAAACAATGCCTCATATGGCGACAAAGGACGGCATTGAATTCAAGTGTGCGTCACGAGCGGACTACCTTTTGCATGGTTCTTGTCGACACCCCCATCATGCGTGTGGTGATGCACTTGTCGCGGCGAAAAAGAAGGTAGCATCTCAAAATGTGCTAGATAGGCCCGCGTTGTTGATGATGAGTGGCGATCAGATCTACGCCGATCATGTCGCTGGGCCTATGATGCTAATCTTAACTCGCGTCATTCAGTTACTTGGTTTGAAAACTGAAACACTGCCCGGGTGCACTTACCCTTGTAGTGAGACGTTGCAATCCAGCCACCAACATATCAATGGTCGTGAATCTGTGCTGCCAACGCACTCAGTGAAGCGCTGGTTTGGGCTTCAGACGCGTCAAGAGCCTATTTTCAGCGCGAAAGATATCGACAACCATCTGATTAGCCTTAATGAGTTCCACGCGATGTATTTACTGGTGTGGTCTCCCGAGCTCTGGAAAGCGATTGATTGGGGTGAGGTTGCCGATTATGCCAATCAGCCATCATTTAGTGATAAAGAGCGAGAGCGATGGTATCAAGAACTCCTACAACTTCGCGCGTTTGCCGATGGCTCCAATGATGTCCGCTGGCTATTGTCACGTATACCCACGTATATGATCTTTGATGATCATGATGTCACCGATGACTGGAACCTCACTGTGGGCTGGGAACATGCCGTATACGGGCATCCTCTCACTCGCCGCATTGTAGGGAATGCATTGATTGACTATTGGCTCTTTCAAGGGTGGGGAAACAACCCAACACAGTATGATGATGCGTTTATTACCGCGATGAAAGACGGCATCGCGCGCCCGGGTAGCGCAACGCACCAGAAGGCGGTTGATCAAGTACTAGCATATCAGCAATGGCACTACACCATAGACACAATGCCGAAAGTGGTTGTTTTGGATACCCGAACCCGTCGTTGGCATTCTGAAAGTAACTTGAATAAGCCCTCTGGGCTGATGGATTGGGAGGCATTGGTAGAGTTTCAACAAGCAATCTTGAATCAGCCTTCGGTGGTGATTGTGTCAGCTGCCCCTATGTTTGGCGTAAAATTCATTGAAACACTGCAAAAGGGCATGACAACACTTGGTTACCCACTGCTTGTCGATGCCGAAAACTGGATGGCGCATCGAGGCGCAGCGAACACCTTGATGAGTATCTTTACTCATACACGAACACCGGAAAATTTCGTGATTTTGTCTGGTGATGTGCATTACTCCTTTGCTTACGATGTGAAGATTCGTTCTCGACGTTGTCGTCCAAACATCTATCAGATCACCTGCAGTGGCTTTCGGAATGAGTTTCCTGAGCCGCTATTGTCGATTTGTGAAGGGCTTGACCGTTTTCTGTATAGTCCCAACTCGCCGCTGAACTGGTTAACAAAACGAAAACGGATGAAGATTTTAAAACGCGATCCCGACACCGCTGGGC
This DNA window, taken from Thaumasiovibrio subtropicus, encodes the following:
- a CDS encoding 3-ketoacyl-ACP reductase FabG2; translated protein: MDSTIKGRRVLVTGASKGIGKAIAIALGQQGYDIAVNYLSDQAGAENTLDLITELGGSGHLLPFDISNRAQCRHTLEQDIAQFGAFYGVVSNAGITADTAFPAMEEAQWDRVIHTNLDSFYNVIQPCVMPMIRARKGGRILSIASVSGMIGNRGQTNYSAAKAGIIGASKALALELASRKITVNCIAPGLIDTGMIDESVKERALPQIPMNKMGKPEDIAQAAAFLMSDGANYITRQVLAINGGLN
- a CDS encoding HAL/PAL/TAL family ammonia-lyase, yielding MTKTIEFGAERLTIEDVIAIANGADAHLCDHPEFTAKVNKGAAFLDKLLEDEGVIYGVTTGYGDSCTVAIPPELVNTLPLHLTRFHGCGLGEDLDHQQARAVMATRLCSLSQGVSGVSLDLLQQIVTMINKDVAPRIPQEGSVGASGDLTPLSYLAAAMIGEREVLYKGEVQDTKTVFSQLGIEPLTLRPKEGLALMNGTSVMTALACLAYQRAEYLVKLATRITSMVSVAMQGNDFHFDETLFAVKPHPGQKQVATWLREDLQAEAPPRNSDRLQDRYSLRCAPHVIGAVQDALPWLRQLIENELNSANDNPIIDGEKERVLHGGHFYGGHIAMAMDTLKTAVANIADLIDRQMAQLMDYKFNNGLPFNLTGAEGDQKPINHGFKAVQIGISAWTAEALKHTMPASVFSRSTECHNQDKVSMGTIASRDCLRVLQLTEQVAAAGLLAASQGIYLRQRQGELNPSHMSNAVLSMQSAVKRDFDPVIQDRPLEGELRLVVAMIQEQHWDLY
- a CDS encoding beta-ketoacyl synthase chain length factor, giving the protein MDTVSFNIKKWHYLYKDKENILQHYSNDKNVTLPVCKIPAGMKRRMSTISKMAVQVAMDASYDEMVDFIIFTSQHGEINRTIDILTTIAKQEPISPTAFSQSVHNTASGHYTIATKNALPVTSICAGSESIRSGLIEAFAYLHGKPNATVLLVDFDEPCPDMLNKGEQMAPSHHALAMLLKAGDEHQLIFNEIGAQTVTLGSQFFLQAQKGTTNKFNI
- a CDS encoding phosphopantetheine-binding protein, with the protein product MENLELTIKKIIIESLNLEDITPEDIDSDDALFNDGLGLDSIDALELGLALKNHFDIKIETNDENIRNHFKSVATLATHIGEYISNTEVS
- a CDS encoding AMP-binding protein, whose translation is MNNQEKTKHPTGLLSHLMISPRDLNAVVAKTSEGNRNWSAFISDVNNLSAQFERQKATRIALCMRSSYAMAVALIACFCSKRQAIVPGNTQTEALKALEHQWDLFIHDGDHNAQNNAQNIHTLLACVVGPVQQTNIIDTDSLRLILFTSGSSGTPKAISKSLKGIENELKALEQQWHQDVAESEFASTVSHQHIYGLLFRLLWPLSTGRPFLDRDWLYPEEVHQKSDAKRTLISSPALLKRLLLDASPTQFSAIFSSGGPLPLQAASNAETLLGQRPNEVFGSTETGGIAWRKQRTAETPWRLFKGHKATTNDDHCLLLQSSFIEDDDYQTTDRVAFIDNDTFVLKGRADRVVKIEEKRISLPEIEHRLAHHPWIDEAAVIVLNETGRPALGAVVALTEEGANERQVLSDAETWKTLRAYLREWIEPIAIPRKFRVVRHLPVNAQGKLVRNDVLALFTPSSQKAEEVR
- a CDS encoding beta-ketoacyl-[acyl-carrier-protein] synthase family protein, which produces MSDPIYIHACSFISALGDTPELIHQSLISGDAPGFERDQSYLTDGTETWLGHAATSLLPLPTSNTRYQSRNNQLAYTTLQQIDDDIRATIKQFGAHRVAAIIGTSTSGSEEASQAVTQRLASQSLPEGYCYAQQELGNPAAFIADHYQIKGPKYVISTACSSSGRAFISAKRLLQADLVDAVLVGGVDTLCPLTLNGFHSLEALSNERCQPMGANRKGINIGEAAAFMILRKDKPSDEQAVCLWGVGESSDAHHISAPHPEGLGAISAMKMALEDANLQPSDIGYINAHGTATPLNDQMETKAIFNLFSNDTPVSSTKRLTGHTLGTASAAEAAICWHLLKFQLPLPAQTGLYPLDETLAPIAFTDNTTELSSPYILSNSFAFGGNNVSLIFGVEHG
- a CDS encoding acyl-CoA thioesterase, yielding MPRKQLRAEISMVTAFQDADPMGIVYHGNYFRFFEEARRVLLEQIDYGYRAMSASGYSWPVIDTQVKYVKAIPFNHPICITATLSEWEHRLRVKYLITSEDKLTVYTRAHTTQVAVNLETETMCLASPSCFTDRITSAIRLNDNDVEQRTDLPISEN
- a CDS encoding alkaline phosphatase D family protein, producing the protein MSIPLFIAGPILRAVTPHQVAIWWTSRECLTEGELLIQHKGAVLANLPLNACHQIQIGERAWVTLATVALSVPQDTVLTYDIVTKMGCLHETMPHMATKDGIEFKCASRADYLLHGSCRHPHHACGDALVAAKKKVASQNVLDRPALLMMSGDQIYADHVAGPMMLILTRVIQLLGLKTETLPGCTYPCSETLQSSHQHINGRESVLPTHSVKRWFGLQTRQEPIFSAKDIDNHLISLNEFHAMYLLVWSPELWKAIDWGEVADYANQPSFSDKERERWYQELLQLRAFADGSNDVRWLLSRIPTYMIFDDHDVTDDWNLTVGWEHAVYGHPLTRRIVGNALIDYWLFQGWGNNPTQYDDAFITAMKDGIARPGSATHQKAVDQVLAYQQWHYTIDTMPKVVVLDTRTRRWHSESNLNKPSGLMDWEALVEFQQAILNQPSVVIVSAAPMFGVKFIETLQKGMTTLGYPLLVDAENWMAHRGAANTLMSIFTHTRTPENFVILSGDVHYSFAYDVKIRSRRCRPNIYQITCSGFRNEFPEPLLSICEGLDRFLYSPNSPLNWLTKRKRMKILKRDPDTAGRKRLVNRSAVGELFLSKSGAPEKIQILQDDGKQVAFPALSPSRALRRRRKRN